In one window of Ovis aries strain OAR_USU_Benz2616 breed Rambouillet chromosome 5, ARS-UI_Ramb_v3.0, whole genome shotgun sequence DNA:
- the LOC106991157 gene encoding ferritin light chain-like: MSSQIRQNYSTEVEAAVNHLVNMQLRASYTYLSLGFYFDRDDVALEGVGHFFRELAKEKREGAERLLKLQNQRGGRALFLDVQKTSQDEWGKTQDAMEAALLVEKNLNQALLDLPGLASARGDPHICDFLENHFLDEEVKLIKKMGDHLTNLRRLAGPQAELGEYLFQRLTLKHD, encoded by the coding sequence ATGAGCTCCCAGATTCGTCAGAATTATTCTACCGAGGTGGAGGCCGCCGTCAACCACCTGGTTAACATGCAACTGCGGGCCTCCTACACCTACCTCTCTCTGGGCTTCTATTTCGACCGCGACGATGTGGCCCTGGAAGGAGTGGGTCACTTTTTTCGCGAATTGGCCAAGGAGAAGCGCGAGGGCGCGGAGCGTCTCTTGAAACTGCAAAACCAGCGTGGCGGCCGCGCCCTCTTCCTGGACGTGCAGAAGACATCTCAAGATGAGTGGGGTAAAACCCAGGACGCTATGGAAGCCGCCCTTCTTGTAGAGAAGAACCTGAATCAAGCCCTGCTGGATCTGCCTGGCCTGGCTTCTGCCCGCGGAGACCCCCACATCTGTGACTTCCTGGAGAACCACTTCCTAGATGAGGAAGTGAAACTCATCAAGAAGATGGGTGACCACCTGACCAACCTCCGTAGGCTGGCTGGTCCCCAGGCTGAGTTGGGCGAGTATCTCTTCCAAAGGCTTACCCTCAAGCACGACTAG